In one window of Paraflavitalea soli DNA:
- a CDS encoding NAD-dependent epimerase/dehydratase family protein, with protein sequence MIRERILVIGASGQIGVELTLALRKIYGNANVVASDLREENDLLKGTGPYVSIDVMNKEMLHVQVIRQSITQIYLLAAILSATGEKNPNLAWNLNMQGLLNVLDIAREEKIYKVYWPSSIAVFGPTSPRQNCPQQTIIEPTTVYGISKYAGEFWCNYYHQRFGVDVRSIRYPGLISYKSAPGGGTTDYAVEIFHEALEEKKYTSFLKEDTYLPMMYMPDAIRGTIELMEAPASKISIRHSYNLSAMSFSPKEIGAEIKKHMPEFTLDYKPDYRQAIADSWPQSIDDSVATRDWGWKPEYSLERMTKDMLENLKIELGGVSK encoded by the coding sequence ATGATCCGCGAAAGAATACTTGTTATTGGCGCTTCAGGACAAATAGGCGTGGAATTAACGCTGGCTTTACGTAAGATATATGGCAATGCCAACGTGGTGGCTTCGGACCTGCGGGAAGAGAATGACCTGCTGAAAGGCACTGGTCCTTATGTAAGCATTGATGTGATGAACAAAGAGATGCTGCACGTGCAGGTGATCCGGCAGAGCATTACGCAGATATACCTGCTGGCTGCCATTCTTTCTGCTACCGGCGAAAAGAATCCTAACCTGGCCTGGAACCTCAATATGCAGGGATTGCTCAACGTGTTGGATATCGCCCGCGAAGAGAAGATCTACAAAGTATACTGGCCCAGCAGCATCGCTGTATTTGGCCCTACTTCACCCCGGCAGAATTGTCCGCAGCAAACCATCATAGAACCAACCACGGTATATGGCATCAGCAAATATGCCGGAGAGTTCTGGTGCAACTATTATCACCAGCGGTTTGGAGTGGATGTAAGAAGCATCCGTTACCCGGGCTTGATCAGTTATAAATCGGCCCCCGGCGGTGGTACTACCGATTATGCCGTGGAGATCTTCCACGAGGCGCTGGAAGAAAAGAAGTACACTTCCTTCCTGAAAGAAGATACTTACCTGCCCATGATGTATATGCCGGATGCTATTCGTGGCACCATTGAATTGATGGAAGCACCGGCCAGCAAAATATCCATCCGCCATTCTTATAACCTATCGGCCATGAGCTTTTCACCGAAAGAGATCGGTGCGGAGATCAAAAAGCATATGCCTGAATTTACCCTGGATTATAAGCCCGATTACCGCCAGGCAATTGCCGACAGCTGGCCACAAAGTATTGATGACTCTGTAGCAACCAGAGACTGGGGTTGGAAACCTGAATACAGCCTGGAACGCATGACCAAAGACATGCTGGAAAACCTGAAGATCGAATTGGGCGGAGTAAGCAAGTAA
- a CDS encoding 3-keto-disaccharide hydrolase, whose translation MTQRLLLTACLLSMAAFTQAQKVNRAGGDPKLSEYWEPEVKVVAPGKTAADAPADAIVLFDGSNTSAWEAKNGGPIKWKVENGAMTVTGGAGEIHTTQGFGDCQLHIEWRTPEVVKGEGQGRGNSGIFLMGKYELQVLDSYNNRTYSNGQAGSIYKQLPPMANASRGPGEWQTYDIIFTAPVFYPDGNVKTQARITVIHNGVLVQNNATIWGSTQYIGIANYEKHGEKEPLILQDHGNPVSFRNIWIRPL comes from the coding sequence ATGACCCAACGATTATTGTTGACTGCCTGCCTGCTATCGATGGCTGCATTCACACAGGCTCAGAAAGTAAACCGTGCTGGTGGCGATCCTAAATTGTCTGAATATTGGGAGCCCGAAGTAAAGGTAGTAGCGCCGGGTAAAACGGCTGCCGATGCCCCCGCTGATGCGATTGTATTGTTTGATGGTAGTAATACCAGTGCCTGGGAAGCCAAGAACGGCGGCCCCATCAAATGGAAAGTAGAGAACGGCGCTATGACCGTAACCGGAGGTGCCGGTGAAATTCATACTACACAAGGCTTTGGCGACTGCCAATTGCATATTGAATGGAGGACACCCGAAGTAGTGAAAGGTGAAGGGCAGGGAAGAGGCAACAGTGGCATCTTCCTGATGGGTAAATATGAACTGCAGGTATTGGATTCCTATAACAACAGAACCTATTCCAACGGGCAGGCAGGCAGCATCTACAAACAACTGCCTCCTATGGCAAATGCCAGTCGTGGCCCCGGTGAATGGCAAACCTATGATATTATATTTACAGCGCCGGTATTCTATCCCGATGGCAATGTAAAAACGCAGGCCCGCATTACCGTCATCCACAATGGTGTGCTGGTACAAAACAATGCTACCATCTGGGGCAGTACCCAATATATTGGTATTGCCAACTATGAGAAGCATGGCGAAAAAGAACCGCTCATTTTGCAGGACCATGGCAATCCCGTGAGCTTCCGCAATATCTGGATCAGGCCGTTGTAA
- a CDS encoding acylphosphatase, translated as MVQTVSIIVTGKVQGVFYRQSTKEKALELGLTGVVRNQPDGSVFIQASGPSQALNQLIAWCRQGPSRAEVISVQVEATDPRAFIGFTVLR; from the coding sequence ATGGTGCAGACTGTTTCCATTATTGTAACTGGTAAAGTGCAGGGTGTTTTCTATCGCCAGAGTACCAAAGAAAAGGCATTGGAGCTGGGCCTTACCGGCGTGGTGAGAAATCAACCCGATGGCAGTGTGTTTATCCAGGCTTCCGGCCCTTCTCAGGCGCTTAACCAACTCATTGCCTGGTGCAGGCAGGGGCCTTCCCGTGCCGAGGTGATCAGTGTGCAGGTAGAGGCCACCGATCCCCGTGCTTTTATAGGATTTACCGTTCTGCGCTGA
- a CDS encoding phytanoyl-CoA dioxygenase family protein, giving the protein MIEWSQHAQEIEQKGFSCIPNVFIADEVEAIIEAIALADHSNPTFRKTNDLFAIRQFLKEVPAVRSLVFTQQFNTLIEAIFGAGYFVVKSIYFDKPEQSNWFVAYHQDLTISVDKKAALPGFGPWTVKQSQFAVQPPLDILQRNFTIRIHLDDTDKHNGALKVVPGSHAKGVYRPETIDWSKETETICEVPKGGIMIMRPLLLHASNRTTNQARRRVIHIEFSNTSLPHGLNWSEALN; this is encoded by the coding sequence ATGATTGAATGGAGCCAACACGCACAAGAAATAGAACAGAAAGGCTTCTCCTGTATTCCCAATGTCTTCATTGCCGATGAAGTAGAAGCGATCATTGAAGCGATTGCCCTGGCCGATCATTCCAACCCTACCTTCCGGAAAACCAACGATCTCTTTGCCATCCGGCAATTCCTGAAAGAGGTGCCTGCTGTGCGATCGCTGGTATTTACCCAACAGTTCAATACACTAATAGAAGCCATTTTTGGTGCGGGCTATTTCGTAGTGAAATCTATTTACTTTGATAAGCCGGAACAGTCTAACTGGTTTGTAGCGTACCACCAGGACCTTACGATTTCAGTAGATAAGAAAGCAGCACTTCCGGGCTTTGGCCCCTGGACGGTAAAGCAAAGCCAGTTTGCCGTACAGCCTCCCCTCGACATCCTGCAACGCAACTTCACCATACGCATTCACCTCGACGATACAGACAAGCACAATGGAGCCTTGAAAGTAGTGCCCGGTTCTCATGCCAAAGGTGTGTACAGGCCGGAAACCATCGATTGGTCAAAAGAAACAGAAACCATTTGTGAAGTGCCCAAAGGGGGAATCATGATCATGCGCCCCTTGCTGTTACATGCTTCCAACCGAACCACCAACCAGGCCCGCCGAAGGGTGATCCATATCGAATTCAGTAATACATCGTTGCCCCATGGACTGAATTGGTCGGAAGCCCTCAACTAA
- a CDS encoding isocitrate dehydrogenase (NADP(+)) has product MAKKIKVANPVVELDGDEMTRIIWKFIKDKLILPYIEVDIKYYDLGVEYRDQTNDQVTIDAANAIKEYGVGIKCATITPDEARVKEFSLKQMWKSPNGTIRNILDGTVFREPIVINNIPRLVTNWTAPIIVGRHAFGDQYRATDTVIKGKGKLTMTFTPEGGGEPQTFEVYNFKGDGVAMTMYNTDESIIGFARSCFNMALSKKWPLYLSTKNTILKKYDGRFKDIFEDIYQGEFKTQFEAAGIVYEHRLIDDMVASALKWNGNFVWACKNYDGDVQSDTVAQGFGSLGLMTSVLVTPDGKTMEAEAAHGTVTRHYRDHQAGKPTSTNPIASIFAWTRGLAFRGKLDGNQELIDFCNAIEAVCIETVESGKMTKDLAVCVHGNKVKHGEHFLYTEEFLDAIDQNLKKKMGL; this is encoded by the coding sequence ATGGCAAAAAAAATTAAAGTAGCAAATCCGGTGGTGGAACTGGATGGTGACGAAATGACGCGCATCATCTGGAAGTTCATTAAAGATAAACTGATCCTGCCCTACATAGAAGTCGACATTAAATATTATGACCTGGGTGTTGAGTATCGTGATCAGACCAACGACCAGGTGACCATCGATGCGGCCAATGCCATTAAAGAGTACGGTGTGGGTATCAAATGCGCTACCATTACGCCGGATGAAGCCCGTGTAAAAGAGTTCAGCCTGAAACAAATGTGGAAAAGCCCCAATGGCACCATCCGTAATATCCTGGACGGGACCGTTTTCCGTGAGCCGATCGTTATCAACAATATTCCCCGCCTGGTTACCAACTGGACCGCGCCTATCATTGTAGGCCGGCACGCCTTTGGCGACCAATATCGCGCTACAGATACCGTTATCAAAGGTAAGGGTAAATTAACTATGACCTTTACCCCCGAAGGTGGGGGCGAACCACAGACCTTTGAGGTATACAATTTCAAAGGCGATGGCGTAGCCATGACCATGTACAATACAGATGAAAGCATTATTGGTTTTGCCCGGAGCTGTTTTAATATGGCCCTGAGCAAAAAATGGCCCCTGTACCTGAGCACCAAGAACACCATCCTGAAGAAATATGATGGCCGTTTTAAGGACATTTTTGAAGATATCTACCAGGGTGAGTTCAAAACCCAGTTTGAAGCAGCAGGTATCGTGTATGAGCATCGCCTGATCGATGACATGGTAGCCAGTGCCCTGAAATGGAATGGCAACTTTGTATGGGCCTGTAAGAACTATGATGGCGACGTACAAAGCGATACCGTAGCACAAGGTTTCGGCTCCCTGGGCCTGATGACCTCTGTACTGGTAACGCCAGATGGTAAAACCATGGAAGCAGAAGCAGCGCATGGTACGGTGACCCGTCACTACCGCGATCACCAGGCTGGCAAGCCTACCAGCACGAACCCGATTGCTTCCATCTTTGCATGGACAAGAGGATTGGCCTTCCGCGGCAAGCTGGACGGTAACCAGGAGCTGATCGATTTCTGTAATGCCATTGAAGCGGTTTGTATTGAAACCGTAGAAAGTGGTAAGATGACCAAGGACCTGGCAGTATGTGTGCATGGCAATAAGGTAAAACACGGAGAACACTTCCTGTATACCGAAGAGTTCCTGGACGCCATCGACCAGAACCTGAAGAAGAAAATGGGATTGTAA
- a CDS encoding Crp/Fnr family transcriptional regulator, with the protein MLNLLQKYIGRFITLTPEELTVLTKAMEVRSYDKKVRLLEPGQTEDYLHFITKGLLRKYFYNGSQEVITQLAREGELICSSVSFFSGQPSAYAVETIEQSILLSLHKKELENLYAQYPRMESLGRLLITDLFLQKEYWELDRIRYDTKERFVRFVLDNTDLFRRVPQKYLASYLNIKPETFSRLKHHLSKKIAETPAPH; encoded by the coding sequence ATGCTGAACTTGCTACAAAAGTATATTGGCCGTTTTATTACCCTTACCCCCGAAGAGCTCACCGTGCTCACGAAAGCCATGGAAGTGCGCTCCTATGATAAGAAGGTACGCTTGTTGGAGCCGGGTCAAACGGAGGATTACCTGCATTTTATCACCAAGGGCCTGCTGCGCAAATATTTCTATAATGGCAGCCAGGAGGTGATCACCCAGCTGGCCCGTGAGGGCGAGTTGATATGCTCTTCGGTATCCTTTTTTTCCGGTCAGCCCTCCGCTTATGCCGTTGAAACCATCGAACAATCCATATTACTTTCTCTCCACAAAAAAGAGCTGGAGAACCTATATGCCCAGTATCCCCGGATGGAATCACTGGGCCGCCTGCTCATCACCGACCTCTTTCTGCAAAAAGAATACTGGGAGCTGGACCGGATACGGTACGACACCAAAGAACGCTTCGTGAGGTTCGTTTTAGACAATACTGATCTTTTCCGCCGCGTGCCACAGAAATATCTGGCGTCTTATCTAAATATTAAACCTGAAACTTTTAGCCGGTTAAAGCATCATTTATCTAAAAAGATTGCAGAAACACCTGCCCCTCACTAA
- a CDS encoding Crp/Fnr family transcriptional regulator — MRERKLDIKSYLEHVFAYLQRFMELSRQEFDLLSPYLELRYFDKKAIILAQGQVDDYLNIVMKGMIRKYIHTKKGEATLQLATEGHIVQSEISFHVRKPSDLILEALEPTVMISIRHDNLQLALKKTVSVERLGRAMITQMFIKKDIRYYEQLQMTTRERFLAYVTNHPHMLQRVPQKILASYLNIKPETFSRLKHLLRKK; from the coding sequence ATGAGAGAGAGAAAATTGGATATTAAAAGTTACCTGGAACATGTATTTGCTTACCTCCAGCGATTTATGGAGTTGAGCCGCCAGGAATTTGACCTGTTGTCACCCTACTTAGAATTACGTTATTTCGACAAAAAGGCCATCATCCTGGCACAGGGCCAGGTAGATGATTACCTCAATATTGTCATGAAGGGCATGATACGTAAATACATCCACACCAAAAAAGGAGAAGCTACCCTGCAGCTGGCTACCGAAGGCCATATTGTACAATCAGAAATATCTTTCCATGTCCGCAAGCCTTCCGACCTGATCCTGGAAGCACTGGAACCAACAGTCATGATCTCTATCCGCCACGATAACCTGCAGCTGGCGTTGAAAAAGACAGTCAGCGTAGAAAGACTGGGCCGCGCCATGATCACCCAGATGTTTATCAAAAAGGATATTCGTTATTATGAGCAACTCCAGATGACCACCCGTGAACGCTTCCTGGCCTATGTTACCAATCACCCCCATATGCTGCAGCGCGTGCCACAGAAGATACTGGCCTCCTACCTCAATATCAAGCCGGAAACCTTCAGCAGATTAAAACATTTATTGCGGAAGAAGTAA
- a CDS encoding DUF6807 domain-containing protein, protein MKGIQVLCIVSLLFCQLLQAQERPFTIEVQAGKYARYNTPIQVNLPKPIRTSAWYSIKNTKTGKSAIGQLLDSVTLVFILPDSMGPGMRNTYLASKNMTKKTPVNAVTVAQRKEGLQVSVKDKPLFFYHTQEALPAGDSPYYRRSGFIHPLNSPGGQILTDGFPVGHTHQHGIMNAWTRTTFRKEFVDFWNQQSKKGTVEHIEVSKVKEGPVVTELRVKLRHRSLLHGEVLREMWVIRVYPFHDYYLFDLISEERNVTTDTLILEKYHYGGLAFRGSSHWNDQDKKNYQGHWNILTSEGYRDSLANHTHARWVDASGAINGQVAGTTVFDHPVNFRYPQPIRVHPTMPYWVYSPVVDGAFTINPGTWYRSQYRYYVHQNAPDTATITRFEKDWVVPPDVTVK, encoded by the coding sequence ATGAAAGGAATACAAGTGTTATGCATAGTGAGCTTACTATTTTGCCAACTTTTACAGGCACAAGAGCGCCCCTTCACCATTGAAGTGCAGGCCGGCAAATATGCCCGTTACAATACACCCATACAGGTAAACCTGCCAAAGCCAATTCGAACAAGCGCCTGGTATTCCATTAAAAACACCAAGACGGGCAAGTCGGCCATTGGCCAATTGCTGGACAGTGTAACGCTGGTATTCATATTGCCTGATAGCATGGGGCCGGGTATGCGCAACACCTACCTGGCGTCGAAAAATATGACTAAAAAGACGCCGGTGAATGCAGTTACTGTTGCGCAAAGAAAGGAGGGTTTACAGGTAAGCGTTAAGGATAAGCCTCTGTTCTTTTACCATACACAGGAGGCTTTGCCGGCTGGCGATAGTCCCTATTATCGTCGCAGTGGGTTTATTCATCCTTTGAATAGTCCGGGTGGACAAATATTGACCGATGGTTTTCCGGTGGGGCATACCCATCAGCATGGGATCATGAATGCCTGGACCAGGACTACTTTCCGAAAGGAGTTTGTGGACTTCTGGAACCAGCAATCTAAAAAGGGTACAGTAGAACATATAGAGGTGAGTAAGGTGAAAGAAGGGCCTGTGGTGACTGAATTAAGGGTAAAGCTCCGGCACAGAAGCCTGCTGCACGGAGAGGTATTGCGCGAGATGTGGGTGATCAGGGTGTATCCTTTCCATGATTATTATTTGTTTGACCTGATATCTGAAGAGCGCAATGTGACTACGGATACACTGATCCTGGAGAAATACCATTATGGCGGTTTGGCCTTCCGGGGGAGCAGTCACTGGAATGACCAGGATAAAAAGAATTACCAGGGTCACTGGAACATCCTCACGAGTGAAGGGTACCGCGATTCCCTGGCCAACCATACCCATGCCCGCTGGGTAGATGCTTCAGGCGCCATTAACGGGCAGGTGGCCGGTACTACGGTATTTGATCACCCGGTCAATTTCCGGTACCCGCAGCCCATCAGGGTGCATCCTACGATGCCTTACTGGGTGTATTCGCCGGTAGTGGATGGCGCATTTACCATCAATCCCGGTACCTGGTATCGCTCACAGTACCGCTACTATGTACATCAGAACGCGCCGGATACTGCCACCATCACCAGGTTTGAAAAGGATTGGGTGGTGCCGCCGGATGTGACCGTTAAATAG
- a CDS encoding TonB-dependent receptor: protein MKKMLLGICYLLISHGLSAQQVAGHVTDASNGGPVASATVELSNIVTVSTNASGRFVFSKIKPGRYTLRITSIGYQSAETTVSPGDSAITIKLNRLNLFMQPVEVRAIRAGEKAPFAKTDLTKKEIDKVNTGQDLPFILNQTPSAVVSSDAGNGVGYTGIRIRGTDGTRINVTLNGIPYNDVESQGSFFVNLPDFTSSVNNIQIQRGVGTSSNGAGAFGATINLSTNEANTSAYGEINNSVGSFNTWKHTIKAGSGLIDDHFTIDSRLSKVSSDGFVNRGASDLRSFYLSGAYLAEKTSVRLNVISGKEKTYQSWNGVPEAKLTGDEGKLMEHYNNNLGTLYYTKQDSVNLFTSDPRKYNYFTYGNQTDNYQQDHYQLFINHEFSSRLTVNTAFFLTKGKGYYEEYKPQEKYKTYGLPDYVVGGTTFTKTDLIRQLWLDNDYFGQVFSVQYKSIADQFTVGGGWNRYNGRHFGEIKWTQAGGVPNDYRWYSLEAFKTDVNGYAKYQHTFSPEWEVFADLQYRRVLYDIGGFRKNPTLKVRNTFDFFNPKVGVTYTANNYQAYISYAQGNKEPNRDDFEAGVNQQPKPEKLHDFEAGISKKASQYEWSANLYYMLYKDQLVQTGKINDVGGNTRTNVDNSFRMGIELQGRMRFTQWLQGTANITLSRNRIKDFTEYYDDYDNGGQKAIPHGNTDIAFSPAVVAGGSLNFLPVKDLEISLPAKYVGRQYLDNTTNKQRSIDAYYVQDARVIYTLRKIFVKEISLIGQVNNVFDRQYNSNGYTYSYQYGSLITENFYFPMAGTNFMVAVNIKL from the coding sequence ATGAAAAAAATGCTTTTGGGGATTTGCTACTTATTGATTTCCCATGGGTTATCGGCTCAGCAAGTTGCGGGCCACGTAACCGACGCTTCCAACGGGGGCCCCGTAGCATCGGCCACCGTAGAACTATCGAATATCGTCACTGTAAGCACCAATGCATCGGGGCGATTTGTTTTCAGCAAGATCAAACCAGGACGGTACACCCTGCGGATCACCAGTATCGGGTACCAGTCTGCAGAAACCACCGTATCACCGGGCGATTCGGCCATTACCATCAAACTGAACCGGTTGAACCTCTTTATGCAGCCGGTGGAGGTACGCGCCATCCGTGCCGGGGAGAAAGCCCCCTTTGCCAAAACCGACCTTACTAAAAAAGAGATCGATAAGGTAAATACGGGGCAGGACCTGCCCTTTATCCTGAACCAAACGCCTTCGGCTGTCGTAAGCTCCGACGCGGGCAATGGGGTGGGGTATACCGGTATCCGCATTCGCGGTACAGATGGTACCCGTATCAATGTTACCCTCAATGGCATTCCCTATAATGATGTGGAATCGCAGGGTAGTTTCTTCGTTAATCTCCCGGATTTTACTTCTTCTGTCAATAATATACAGATCCAACGGGGAGTAGGTACTTCTTCGAATGGCGCGGGCGCATTTGGAGCTACCATTAATTTAAGCACCAATGAAGCCAATACGAGTGCTTATGGTGAGATCAATAACAGTGTCGGCTCTTTCAATACCTGGAAGCATACCATCAAAGCAGGTAGTGGACTGATTGACGATCATTTCACCATCGATTCCCGGTTGTCGAAGGTAAGCAGTGATGGATTTGTAAACCGTGGCGCCAGTGACCTGCGCTCCTTTTACCTCAGTGGCGCTTACCTGGCTGAGAAAACATCGGTTCGCCTGAATGTTATTTCCGGTAAGGAAAAAACATACCAGTCGTGGAATGGCGTGCCGGAGGCCAAGCTGACTGGTGATGAAGGCAAACTGATGGAACATTACAACAACAACCTGGGCACTTTGTATTATACAAAGCAGGATTCTGTAAACCTGTTCACCTCCGATCCGCGTAAGTACAATTACTTTACGTATGGCAACCAAACGGACAATTACCAGCAGGATCATTACCAGTTGTTTATCAACCACGAATTTTCATCGAGGTTAACGGTCAATACGGCTTTCTTCCTCACCAAAGGGAAGGGGTATTATGAAGAATACAAACCGCAGGAGAAGTACAAGACTTATGGATTGCCGGATTATGTGGTGGGTGGTACCACTTTTACAAAAACAGATTTGATCAGGCAATTGTGGCTGGACAATGATTATTTCGGACAGGTGTTTTCTGTACAGTATAAGAGCATAGCGGATCAGTTTACCGTAGGTGGTGGCTGGAACAGGTATAATGGTCGCCATTTTGGTGAGATCAAATGGACGCAGGCAGGCGGTGTTCCCAATGACTACCGCTGGTATAGCCTGGAGGCTTTTAAAACAGACGTGAATGGCTATGCCAAATACCAGCATACTTTTTCACCGGAGTGGGAAGTGTTTGCCGACCTGCAATATCGCCGGGTATTGTATGATATAGGTGGCTTCCGTAAAAATCCCACGCTTAAAGTGCGCAACACGTTTGACTTCTTCAATCCTAAAGTGGGGGTTACTTATACTGCCAATAATTACCAGGCTTATATTTCTTACGCACAGGGTAATAAAGAACCCAACCGCGATGATTTTGAAGCAGGGGTTAACCAGCAGCCCAAGCCGGAGAAACTGCACGACTTTGAAGCAGGAATTTCAAAGAAGGCCAGTCAATATGAGTGGAGCGCCAACCTGTATTATATGTTGTACAAAGACCAACTGGTGCAAACGGGTAAGATCAATGATGTGGGTGGCAATACCCGCACCAATGTAGACAACAGTTTCCGGATGGGTATTGAACTGCAGGGAAGAATGCGGTTTACGCAATGGTTGCAGGGCACTGCGAACATTACCCTCAGCCGAAACCGTATCAAGGATTTTACGGAGTACTATGATGATTATGACAATGGCGGACAAAAAGCAATACCACACGGCAATACGGACATTGCTTTTTCACCGGCTGTGGTGGCAGGCGGCAGCCTCAACTTCCTTCCTGTAAAGGACCTGGAGATCAGTTTGCCGGCCAAATATGTAGGTCGCCAGTACCTGGACAATACTACCAATAAGCAACGCAGCATCGATGCTTATTATGTACAGGATGCCCGGGTGATCTATACCTTGCGGAAGATCTTTGTAAAGGAGATATCCCTCATTGGCCAGGTAAACAATGTATTTGACCGTCAATACAATTCCAACGGGTATACTTATAGTTACCAGTATGGTTCCCTGATCACGGAGAATTTTTATTTTCCCATGGCAGGCACCAATTTCATGGTGGCTGTGAATATAAAGCTGTAA
- a CDS encoding head GIN domain-containing protein — protein MKKIGLFSISLLFSLVLLAQKQVNDPMAQVRKVSGFHAIKVSTGIKVYLSQGTEAVAVSATKEEYRDKIITRVENGVLKIYYEQETLKFWKNGGGTRGKNPVAYVSIENIDGLDINSGASVHVEGGLKGGKLDLDVSSGGVFKGEVNFTTLAVDQSSGSVVNISGTAGSLNVDGSSGSIFHGYDLTVNNCDADVSSGAGIQLTMNKEMSAEASSGGYISYKGTGVIRNIRTSSGGSVKKG, from the coding sequence ATGAAAAAGATCGGATTGTTCAGTATAAGCCTCCTGTTCTCATTGGTGCTCCTCGCACAGAAACAAGTGAATGACCCCATGGCACAGGTAAGAAAAGTATCGGGGTTCCATGCCATTAAAGTATCTACCGGCATCAAAGTATACTTAAGCCAGGGTACCGAGGCAGTAGCAGTAAGCGCCACCAAAGAAGAGTACCGCGACAAGATCATCACCAGGGTAGAAAATGGTGTATTAAAGATCTACTACGAACAGGAAACGCTGAAGTTCTGGAAGAATGGCGGCGGCACCAGGGGTAAAAATCCCGTAGCCTATGTATCCATAGAAAACATTGATGGACTGGATATTAATTCCGGCGCCAGCGTACATGTAGAAGGTGGCCTCAAAGGCGGCAAGCTCGACCTGGATGTTTCCAGTGGCGGCGTATTCAAAGGAGAAGTGAATTTCACCACCCTCGCTGTAGACCAAAGCAGTGGATCAGTAGTGAATATTTCTGGTACTGCCGGTTCCCTCAACGTAGATGGCAGCAGCGGCAGCATATTCCATGGCTATGATCTGACGGTCAACAATTGTGATGCAGATGTAAGCAGCGGAGCCGGCATACAGCTCACCATGAACAAGGAAATGAGTGCAGAGGCCAGCAGCGGTGGTTATATTTCCTACAAAGGCACAGGCGTCATCCGCAATATCAGGACCAGCAGCGGCGGCTCCGTGAAAAAAGGGTAA
- a CDS encoding head GIN domain-containing protein, which yields MKKIGLFLLMILPVALMAQKQVINDDNAQPRTVGSFHAIRVTNAIDLYLSQSDEEALAVSAVKPEFRDRIKTVVEDGVLKISYDDDMKWWKGNKKLKVYVSFKTLDKLTATGASDVIVSGTLKANELAISMGGASDFKGTIEANVLDVNLSGASDAVVDGKVTTLRVDANGASDFKGFDLQADSCNVEASGASDIKVTVNKELNARASGASGVHYRGDGVIRDLRTSGASNVSKRG from the coding sequence ATGAAAAAGATAGGATTGTTTTTACTGATGATACTCCCGGTAGCGCTGATGGCGCAGAAGCAGGTGATCAATGATGATAATGCCCAACCGCGTACCGTCGGCAGTTTCCACGCCATTAGGGTCACCAATGCTATCGACCTGTATTTATCACAATCAGACGAAGAAGCATTAGCAGTAAGTGCTGTCAAACCCGAATTCAGGGACCGCATTAAAACAGTAGTGGAAGATGGTGTATTGAAGATCTCTTATGATGATGATATGAAGTGGTGGAAAGGTAATAAGAAACTCAAAGTATATGTTTCTTTTAAAACACTTGATAAACTGACTGCCACCGGCGCCAGCGATGTGATCGTAAGCGGTACCCTCAAAGCCAATGAACTGGCTATCTCCATGGGAGGCGCCAGTGATTTCAAAGGAACTATTGAAGCCAATGTGCTGGATGTAAACCTTAGCGGGGCTTCAGATGCCGTGGTAGATGGTAAGGTAACGACGCTACGGGTAGACGCCAACGGCGCCAGTGATTTTAAAGGATTCGATCTCCAGGCCGACAGTTGCAATGTAGAAGCCAGCGGTGCTTCAGACATCAAAGTAACGGTCAACAAAGAATTGAACGCCCGCGCTTCCGGCGCCAGTGGCGTACATTATAGAGGAGATGGTGTTATCCGCGATCTGAGGACCAGCGGCGCCAGCAACGTATCGAAGAGAGGTTAA